AATAGCCCCTAATTCAGCTTTCCCTTCTTCATTAACAGGAGAAAAATTCGCGAACCCTATAATATTGCTATCAATTTCAGCTACAAAAAGAAAAGAACGCTCCATTCGTTGTTTCATCCGTTCATCATTGTAGGCCATCTTTAGGAACTTTTCTTGGATCTCCACAGGAATGATACCCTCATATGTTGCATTCCAAGATTTTTTCGCCACACCCTGAACTTGTGGAATATCTTCAGCATGCATTGTACGAATTATTACCATTTTACTCTCTCCCTTCGATTCCCATTAGTTATATAAGTCAATATTAACATGAATTCCCAAAATATAATGCCACCTTAATGTATTAGACAGTTTCTAGACGGTATTCGCCACTTGGACTGACTTATTCGTCAACTTCTTTTCCTTATTCGTCATTTTACTATACATATTCGCCAACTACAGCTACATGTCCCAAGCCTCATCCAAAATAACCGAATTACCAGTCCCCCGCTTGCAATACAAAAAAGCGAAAGGTCACAACAACCTTTCGCCTCATCAAATTATTCAAATGGCCAGCTTGGCAGCATACAGCGTAACTTCTTATCTGCTCGTTTCCCTAGCACATAATCTGCCTGCATCATTGTATGAATTTCGCGTGTCCCTTCATAAATGACCGGTGCTTTGGAATTCCTTAAATATCGGGCTACTGGATATTCATCGGAATAACCGTATGCCCCGTGGATTTGAACCGCATCATCCGCAGCTTTATTCGCAAAGTCGCATGCCTGCCATTTGGCGAGCGATGTTTCCCTCGTGTTGCGCACGCCCTTATTTTTCAGCTCTCCTGCACGATACACAAGCAGGCGACTCATTTCATAGCCAGCCTCCATTTTTGCGAGCATTTGACCGACTAGTTGATGCTCACCAATCGGTTTGCCGAATGTTTCACGTTCTTTGCAGTACTTGACGCTCGCTTCGATACAAGCCTGAATTAAGCCGACCGCGCCTGCAGCAACCGTAAAACGCCCGTTATCCAGTGCGGACATCGCAATTTTAAACCCTTCTCCTTCTTCACCGAGCAAGTTTTCTGCCGGAATTTTGACATCCTCAAAGAACAGTTCGCCTGTATTGCCTGCACGAATACCGTATTTTCCTTTAATCGCCTTCGAGCTAAACCCAGCCCATTCACGCTCTACGATAAATGCTGAAATGCCGTGATGTGCTTTTTCCTTATCTGTATAGGCAAATACAAGGAAATGGTCTGCGATATCGCATAAGGAGATCCAAGTTTTTTGACCGTTCAAAATATAATAATCGCCATCACGTTTTGCAACTGAACTCATCGCCGCAACATCCGATCCAGCACCAGGTTCTGTCAGACCGAATGCGCCGATTTTCTCACCCTTTGCCTGAGGCAGCAAATATTTTTGCTTCTGCTGTTCTGTGCCCCATTGCATAAGCGTCATACTATTTAAGCCAGTATGAACGGAAACGGCCGTACGAAATGCCGTATCCCCGCGCTCCAACTCTTCACAGACAATTGCGAGTGAATTATAGTCCATTCCTGCTCCGCCGTATTTCTCCGGTACACAAACTCCCATTAAGCCCAGTTCGGCAAGTCGCTTCCATAAATTTGAATCAAAACCGCCGCCAGCATCCCAATCGGCAATATAAGGGATAATTTCTGCATCAACAAATTGTCTTACTGTTTTTCGTAAAAGATTCTGTTCTTCCGTAAATTCGAAGTTCATACCCTCACTCCTACCACTTTACAATCATTGATGAACGGTGTGATGTTTCTTTAATATCCACACCTCGCTTCGCCATTTCCTGAATAAACTCACGACCTGGCACAACAGTTTCCGGTGCAAATACACCACGCTCAGCAATCAGTCCCTTACCAACCATTTGGGCCACGATTGAAATTGTATTTGCCGTTGCACGTGCCATCGCCGTCACGTTTTGCTCTGTATCTTTTCTAACGACCATTTCATATTCATACGTAATTTGCTCTTCCGACTTTTCACCTGAAATAATTGCACGTAATAACACTGCATCGACATTATCGCCGATATCCAGTTTTTTCTGTAATACTTCCCTCGTTACTTCCCGGACATTTACTTCACGACCGCCTGCTTCAACTTTATTGTTTTTATCAAGGAAGCCTAAATCAGCAAGCAATCTGAATTGCTCTGCATGACCTTTATAGCGGATCGTTTTGTATTCGAGTGTTTTTACATGAGGGAATGTCTTATATAACGTTGAAATTCCGCCTGATGTATAGAAAGCCTCTAATACTCCGAACTCGTCAAAGTAAATCGGCTCCAGCCCTGTTAAAGACTCGACCTCTGTAAGAACACCTTTTTGAATCATTTTCGAAGGCTCAGTATAGTGGTCAAATACCCCATCCAGCGAGAATACACGAATATAGTGCAGTGGAGGCTGTGGCGTTGTTGGAATACCACCTACATAAAGTTTAATCGAATCTACAGAATCAAACTTTGTCGCCCCGTAACCCGTCAAAATATTGATCATTCCCGGTGCTACACCTAAATCCGGAATAATCGTCACGCCATTATCGACTGCCTGACCGTGCATTTCGAAAATAGATTCTGTAATTCCGCCAATGTGGCCTCCTAAGTCTACCGAGTGCACCCCTGCATCAATTGCAGCTTTGGCAACACGTTCATTGAACTTATAGAACAGTGCATTCACTACTACATCACCACGGCTGATGACATCGCGCAATGCTTTGTCATCTTCTGCATCAAGCTGAATTACTTCCACCTTATCTGTATTCAATGTATTAACGAATTCCTTTGTAGGATCTGTTGAAACATCGGCTAAATAAATCTTTTTCACATCTTCACTAAGGACTAAATCGCGCGCTACTTCTTTCCCCATCAACCCTGCACCTAACACTACTACTTTCATGTAAACATCCCCTTTTTTATTAAGTCAATTACGCATCAGCGTGATTGCGTCCAGAATTTTGAGATGTGATGATTCTTAAAGATGAATCATCAAGCGTTATTATCGATTTGGGCACGTTGCAACTTGCCGCTGTAGTCTACATAAATACTCTTCCATTCCGTATAAACATCAAGCGCTGCCTGACCGGAATCGCGGTGACCATTTCCTGTACCTTTCGTCCCGCCAAACGGCAAGTGAATTTCCGCGCCTGTTGTTCCGGCATTTACATAAACAATTCCTGTATCAAGCAACTGCTGTGCTTTGAAGATTGTGTTGACATCTTGCGAGAAAATCGAGCTTGATAAGCCAAACTTTACACCGTTGTTCACTTCAATTGCCTCTTCCAAACTGCTGACTTCAATAATACTAATGACAGGACCGAAAATTTCCTCTTGTGCGAGTATGCTTGATGCTTCCACATCGGTGAAAATTGTTGGGGCATAGTAATAACCTTTTGCCAATTCACCTTCAGATAAAATTTCTCCGCCAATCAGCAAATTCGCACCTTGCTGCTTACCGATCTGTACATAATGATTGATTTTTTCAAGGGCAGCCTTATTAATGACCGGCCCTACTTTAACTGAAGGATCCAACCCGTCCCCGATTGTCAGCTGCTTCGTTGCTTCCACAAGACGATTTTCCAACTCCTGTTTTACATTTTTATGCACAATTACACGGCTGCATGCTGTACAGCGCTGCCCTGCTGTACCAAATGCGCTCCATAAAATTCCTTCCAATGCTAAATCTAAGTTAGCATCATCCATTACAATGACCGCATTTTTTCCGCCCATTTCAAGCGAAACTTTTTTCAGGTGTTTTCCGCCTAGCTCGGCTACTTTGCTGCCTGTCGTTGTTGACCCTGTAAAGGAAATTACACGGATATCCGGATGCTCGACAATTGCTGTTCCGACTGTAGGACCTGAACCGAATACAACATTGACGACACCTGGCGGCAAGCCGACCTCTTCATATATTTTTGCAAGCTCGTAAGCCATAAAAGGTGTTTCGTTAGAAGGCTTCCATATAACCGTATTACCGGCAATGAGCGCAGGGAATGACTTCCATGTCGCAATTGCAATCGGGAAATTCCACGGCGTAATAAGTCCTGCTACCCCAATCGGAGCGCGCACACTCATCGCAAACTTATTCGGCAATTCCGACGGGACCGTTTCTCCAAATAAACGTCTACCTTCTGCTGCCATATAAAGTGCCATGTCGATTCCTTCTTGTACTTCTCCGCGCGCTTCTTCAATGACCTTGCCCATTTCTTTCGTTAATATTTGCGCGAGATGTTCTTTCTTTTCTTTCAGTTTAAATGCAATTTTATATAAATAATCCGCTCGTTTTGGCGCAGGGACAAGCGCCCATTCTTTTTGAGCCGCTTTCGCCTTTTGAGCAGCGAGTTCGACTTGGAATTTTGTCGAAAGTGGTATCGTTCCTAACTGTTCACCATTTGCAGGATTGATCACAGGCATCGTTTGCAATGAATCGTCTTTTATCCATTCTCCACCAATAAAATTTAACAGCTTCATTTCTCCACCTCACAAATTCTCATTTACCTTTTATTCATTCGACATTCTCTACTTTATTCCCTTTTTTTCTCAAAAAGAATAACAGAATAACATTATTCAGTGACAAATAT
The sequence above is drawn from the Solibacillus isronensis genome and encodes:
- a CDS encoding GNAT family N-acetyltransferase, whose protein sequence is MVIIRTMHAEDIPQVQGVAKKSWNATYEGIIPVEIQEKFLKMAYNDERMKQRMERSFLFVAEIDSNIIGFANFSPVNEEGKAELGAIYLYPEYQGKGVGSALLQKGINELNGIKEIYINVEKDNKIGKSFYDAKGFQVLKEFDDQFEGHTLKTVRMVLNV
- a CDS encoding acyl-CoA dehydrogenase family protein produces the protein MNFEFTEEQNLLRKTVRQFVDAEIIPYIADWDAGGGFDSNLWKRLAELGLMGVCVPEKYGGAGMDYNSLAIVCEELERGDTAFRTAVSVHTGLNSMTLMQWGTEQQKQKYLLPQAKGEKIGAFGLTEPGAGSDVAAMSSVAKRDGDYYILNGQKTWISLCDIADHFLVFAYTDKEKAHHGISAFIVEREWAGFSSKAIKGKYGIRAGNTGELFFEDVKIPAENLLGEEGEGFKIAMSALDNGRFTVAAGAVGLIQACIEASVKYCKERETFGKPIGEHQLVGQMLAKMEAGYEMSRLLVYRAGELKNKGVRNTRETSLAKWQACDFANKAADDAVQIHGAYGYSDEYPVARYLRNSKAPVIYEGTREIHTMMQADYVLGKRADKKLRCMLPSWPFE
- a CDS encoding saccharopine dehydrogenase family protein, which produces MKVVVLGAGLMGKEVARDLVLSEDVKKIYLADVSTDPTKEFVNTLNTDKVEVIQLDAEDDKALRDVISRGDVVVNALFYKFNERVAKAAIDAGVHSVDLGGHIGGITESIFEMHGQAVDNGVTIIPDLGVAPGMINILTGYGATKFDSVDSIKLYVGGIPTTPQPPLHYIRVFSLDGVFDHYTEPSKMIQKGVLTEVESLTGLEPIYFDEFGVLEAFYTSGGISTLYKTFPHVKTLEYKTIRYKGHAEQFRLLADLGFLDKNNKVEAGGREVNVREVTREVLQKKLDIGDNVDAVLLRAIISGEKSEEQITYEYEMVVRKDTEQNVTAMARATANTISIVAQMVGKGLIAERGVFAPETVVPGREFIQEMAKRGVDIKETSHRSSMIVKW
- a CDS encoding aldehyde dehydrogenase family protein, with translation MKLLNFIGGEWIKDDSLQTMPVINPANGEQLGTIPLSTKFQVELAAQKAKAAQKEWALVPAPKRADYLYKIAFKLKEKKEHLAQILTKEMGKVIEEARGEVQEGIDMALYMAAEGRRLFGETVPSELPNKFAMSVRAPIGVAGLITPWNFPIAIATWKSFPALIAGNTVIWKPSNETPFMAYELAKIYEEVGLPPGVVNVVFGSGPTVGTAIVEHPDIRVISFTGSTTTGSKVAELGGKHLKKVSLEMGGKNAVIVMDDANLDLALEGILWSAFGTAGQRCTACSRVIVHKNVKQELENRLVEATKQLTIGDGLDPSVKVGPVINKAALEKINHYVQIGKQQGANLLIGGEILSEGELAKGYYYAPTIFTDVEASSILAQEEIFGPVISIIEVSSLEEAIEVNNGVKFGLSSSIFSQDVNTIFKAQQLLDTGIVYVNAGTTGAEIHLPFGGTKGTGNGHRDSGQAALDVYTEWKSIYVDYSGKLQRAQIDNNA